The following coding sequences lie in one Candidatus Neptunochlamydia sp. REUL1 genomic window:
- a CDS encoding MFS transporter: MDILHKSRLMPWLVWGLAAIFGLYTFLLQGAPSVMIPQLMKTYQIDVIKIGVLTSSFFYTYIVMQIPAGMLVDLWGPRRILKISFLLCSIAIGWFAYSHAFWEGQTSRMLMGFFTAPAIICAFCLGARWFKPALFTLIVALTEFLALAGGVIGQGGLAKAVVTFGWRETMMAVAVIGLFLTFISLFIIHDFPRHDQPLHNGVNFREMCKKTWKSTLKVLAIKKLWVSGIYGGLVFGIFPAFAALWGVPYFAKRYAISVDLSAMLASTVFLGACFGILTLGWISVYITRCRPIMIGGSLISFFLSCAMIYIPYIPLKAMFGLIFIFGFFLSSYSLSFALADTWVPHSTKGVAMGFTNMLCIIFGAPLYQPLIGFLLKWSCNCEPINKINIYAHNDYAVALSILPISLLLSFILAFFVKENRRSDKQSPEGHSRMHASS; this comes from the coding sequence ATGGATATTTTACACAAATCTCGCTTGATGCCTTGGCTTGTCTGGGGTCTAGCGGCTATTTTTGGCCTCTATACCTTCCTTCTACAAGGAGCGCCAAGTGTCATGATCCCTCAGCTCATGAAAACCTATCAAATCGATGTCATCAAAATTGGAGTCTTAACCTCTAGCTTTTTTTATACCTATATTGTCATGCAAATTCCTGCTGGAATGCTCGTAGATCTATGGGGCCCCCGCCGCATCTTGAAAATCAGCTTCCTTCTCTGCTCGATTGCTATTGGGTGGTTTGCCTATTCACATGCATTTTGGGAGGGTCAAACAAGCCGAATGCTCATGGGCTTTTTTACAGCCCCTGCGATTATCTGCGCTTTTTGCCTCGGTGCTAGATGGTTTAAACCAGCCCTATTTACTCTCATCGTCGCTCTTACAGAATTCCTAGCTCTTGCTGGAGGAGTGATTGGACAAGGAGGTCTCGCGAAAGCAGTCGTCACCTTTGGGTGGCGCGAAACAATGATGGCCGTAGCCGTTATCGGTCTTTTTTTGACCTTTATTTCCCTCTTTATTATCCATGACTTTCCTAGACATGACCAGCCCCTTCACAATGGGGTAAATTTTCGAGAGATGTGCAAAAAAACTTGGAAGAGCACTCTCAAGGTTTTGGCAATCAAAAAACTATGGGTTAGCGGCATTTATGGGGGGCTCGTTTTTGGAATCTTTCCTGCCTTTGCCGCTCTTTGGGGAGTTCCCTATTTTGCAAAGAGATACGCCATCTCAGTAGATCTTTCGGCAATGCTCGCTTCAACGGTCTTTCTAGGGGCTTGTTTTGGAATCCTAACTCTTGGATGGATCTCTGTCTATATCACCCGTTGTCGCCCCATCATGATTGGAGGTTCACTTATTTCATTTTTCTTAAGTTGCGCGATGATCTATATCCCCTATATTCCGCTAAAGGCGATGTTTGGTCTAATATTTATCTTTGGTTTTTTCTTGAGCTCCTACTCCCTTTCTTTTGCTCTTGCAGATACCTGGGTGCCCCATTCTACAAAGGGAGTAGCCATGGGATTCACCAATATGCTTTGCATTATATTCGGTGCGCCTCTCTATCAACCTCTTATTGGATTTCTTTTGAAGTGGTCTTGCAATTGCGAGCCTATCAATAAGATCAATATCTATGCCCACAACGACTACGCTGTCGCCCTCTCGATTCTCCCTATTTCTCTTCTTCTCTCCTTTATTCTCGCTTTTTTTGTAAAAGAAAATCGCAGATCAGATAAACAGAGTCCCGAGGGACATTCAAGGATGCACGCGTCGTCATGA
- a CDS encoding MFS transporter translates to MNRNFRVLGIFIYTLMTLFLLFEMALQVSPSVMTTSLMRDFNIGAVTLGVMASFYFYSYTLMQIPVGLLYDRYSARGLITFAAIICTIGSFFFAFTHHVVWAGLGRFMMGIGSAFAFVGVLIVAARWFPRRYFAFLVGIAQFLAAMGALCGELPIAALLNHVIWRVVMVLFGMVGLVMTVLCFMIIRDNPYNNRHIPKRHDLKQELKEIVRSAQTWWIALYAFCGWGPIAVFAALWGVPYLVVRFQVPTTQAAFAMALVWIGVGVMSPILGWFSDKLGCRCILLRLTSLIGLLSTIALFYLPGISFGLSFVFLLGIGIAASGQILTFALVKDNNRPTTTGTAVGVNNMAVVAGGAIFQPLVGLLLHLFWDHKVGDNGVPLYTVENYHLGLLIVPLCFLVGLIVSLFFIKETYCHPKYDEAILK, encoded by the coding sequence ATGAATAGAAATTTCCGTGTTCTAGGTATTTTTATATATACTCTGATGACCCTCTTTCTCCTATTTGAGATGGCGCTCCAGGTATCTCCAAGTGTGATGACAACCTCGTTAATGCGTGATTTTAATATCGGAGCAGTAACGCTCGGTGTGATGGCCTCCTTCTACTTCTATAGTTATACTTTGATGCAGATCCCTGTGGGCCTTTTATACGATCGCTATAGTGCACGAGGACTGATTACTTTTGCTGCTATCATATGTACGATTGGATCCTTTTTCTTTGCCTTTACCCATCATGTGGTTTGGGCAGGTTTAGGGCGATTCATGATGGGAATTGGGTCTGCCTTTGCTTTTGTGGGAGTACTTATCGTTGCGGCTCGCTGGTTTCCTCGTAGATACTTTGCTTTTTTGGTAGGGATTGCTCAGTTTCTTGCAGCGATGGGGGCCCTTTGTGGGGAATTGCCGATTGCAGCGTTGCTCAATCATGTCATTTGGAGGGTTGTGATGGTCCTTTTTGGAATGGTTGGTCTTGTTATGACAGTCTTATGTTTCATGATTATTAGGGATAATCCCTACAATAATCGTCACATTCCCAAAAGGCACGACCTCAAGCAAGAATTGAAAGAAATTGTGAGATCAGCTCAGACCTGGTGGATTGCCCTGTATGCTTTTTGTGGATGGGGACCTATTGCTGTATTTGCAGCGCTATGGGGAGTGCCTTATCTAGTTGTTCGGTTTCAAGTGCCTACAACTCAAGCAGCGTTCGCAATGGCTCTTGTGTGGATTGGAGTGGGAGTGATGAGCCCTATTCTAGGATGGTTTTCTGATAAATTAGGCTGTCGATGTATTCTCCTTCGCTTAACCTCACTTATTGGTCTTCTTAGTACTATTGCTCTTTTCTACCTCCCAGGCATTTCTTTTGGGCTTTCCTTTGTTTTTCTTCTAGGAATTGGAATCGCAGCTTCTGGACAAATTTTGACATTCGCTCTTGTCAAAGATAATAACCGACCTACGACGACAGGAACCGCTGTTGGTGTGAACAATATGGCTGTTGTTGCTGGCGGAGCAATTTTCCAACCTCTAGTTGGCCTCCTTCTTCACCTGTTTTGGGACCATAAAGTAGGAGACAATGGCGTTCCTCTTTATACGGTTGAGAACTATCATCTCGGTTTATTGATTGTTCCTCTTTGCTTTCTTGTGGGCCTAATTGTTAGCCTCTTTTTCATTAAGGAGACCTATTGTCATCCAAAATATGACGAAGCTATTCTAAAATAG
- the mnmA gene encoding tRNA 2-thiouridine(34) synthase MnmA, with protein MKIAVALSGGVDSATALYLLKKTGHDVFGLFMKNWEEEQDGSCIAEKDADDARAVCYLLNVPYYSVNFAQEYWDNVFTHFLKEIELGHTPNPDVLCNREIKFKLLFEKAKALGANALATGHYCQTKNGTLMKGNDPGKDQSYFLYTVKNQVLNEVLFPIGHMKKTEVRRIAEQAHLPVFNKKDSTGICFIGKRNFRTFLEKYIPHEPGVIETIEGTEIGTHDGIYYYTIGQRKGMGIGGPGDAWFVVNKQKESRKLIVVQGENHPALFANALTATDISWVGSAPELPFKCKAKVRYRQIEEPCTVSKQGDMLLVTFDEPQRAVTPRQSVVFYDGDTCLGGAIIKEALPKE; from the coding sequence ATGAAAATAGCTGTTGCCCTCTCTGGTGGAGTCGACTCCGCCACCGCGCTTTACCTGCTTAAAAAGACGGGACATGACGTCTTTGGTCTCTTCATGAAAAATTGGGAAGAAGAGCAGGATGGCTCTTGCATTGCTGAAAAGGATGCTGACGATGCCCGCGCAGTGTGCTATCTTCTCAATGTCCCTTACTATAGCGTGAATTTTGCCCAGGAATATTGGGATAATGTCTTCACCCATTTTCTTAAAGAAATTGAGCTTGGTCACACGCCTAATCCCGATGTCCTCTGCAACCGCGAAATCAAGTTCAAACTTCTCTTTGAAAAAGCTAAAGCGCTCGGTGCTAATGCTCTTGCAACAGGCCACTACTGCCAAACCAAAAATGGCACTCTGATGAAAGGGAACGACCCTGGAAAGGACCAAAGTTACTTCCTCTATACCGTAAAAAATCAGGTCCTAAACGAAGTGCTTTTCCCGATCGGCCACATGAAAAAAACAGAAGTGAGGAGAATCGCTGAGCAGGCTCATCTCCCCGTCTTCAATAAAAAAGATAGCACAGGGATCTGCTTCATTGGAAAGCGCAACTTCCGCACATTTCTCGAAAAGTATATTCCTCATGAGCCAGGGGTGATTGAAACTATTGAAGGGACTGAGATAGGGACCCACGATGGGATTTATTATTACACGATTGGGCAACGGAAAGGAATGGGAATCGGGGGACCAGGTGATGCGTGGTTTGTCGTCAATAAGCAGAAAGAATCACGCAAGTTGATCGTTGTGCAAGGAGAAAACCACCCTGCTCTCTTTGCAAATGCTTTGACAGCTACCGATATTTCTTGGGTTGGCTCCGCCCCAGAACTCCCTTTTAAGTGCAAAGCGAAAGTGCGTTACAGGCAAATCGAAGAACCCTGCACCGTTTCAAAACAAGGAGACATGCTCCTTGTAACTTTTGATGAGCCTCAAAGGGCAGTCACCCCTCGCCAATCAGTGGTCTTCTACGATGGCGATACCTGTCTCGGCGGAGCGATCATCAAAGAGGCGCTTCCAAAAGAGTAG
- the murJ gene encoding murein biosynthesis integral membrane protein MurJ: MQLGKYFGSGLRRFFSGMMLSRVSGLGRDLVMAYSFGDHAAVAAFIVAFRFANVLRRFFGEGPLQSAFIPQFEGMRNENREEAYAFFQKLSVLIGGLVVAIIIVLELGMQFWRGSEIIQLTGWMLPSLFFISLYGLNVSFLQCHSRFFISSMAPFLCNIMWIIGALSLRDQEIHGGMIGLAKWVLCGFVIQWGITAWQLRGNLSWKGWFQGKLFHSGVKQLAKAFSLGALGVGAVQINAFFDAIFARCAHISGPVYLWYANRFQQLALAIFGIAAVSTLVPVLSRAIKKGEIERGKKIFSFGCRRVMMLMIPMTFAICTLGFSAIDLVFGRGSFSLYATEQTAWCLSAYSLGLVPATLVMYFAAVLYAKGNFRTATLFSVMTVGINLGLNSLFIFGMGLGPISTALATSIGAWCNFIGLRSVVKGWSMRMKGKELAGVLLGSGGASMAAFLVQGQFSHKVLAFAVPGAVFVGVYALLFWKRLFDDRSAETGIAIVEDH, from the coding sequence ATGCAATTAGGAAAGTATTTTGGATCTGGACTTAGGCGGTTCTTTTCAGGGATGATGCTCAGCCGCGTGAGCGGGTTGGGAAGAGATCTTGTAATGGCCTACTCTTTTGGGGATCATGCGGCGGTGGCGGCGTTTATTGTGGCGTTTCGATTTGCAAATGTCTTGAGACGTTTTTTTGGTGAGGGGCCTCTGCAATCGGCGTTTATCCCCCAGTTTGAAGGGATGCGCAATGAGAATCGAGAAGAGGCATATGCCTTTTTTCAGAAGCTCTCTGTGCTCATTGGAGGGCTGGTTGTAGCAATTATTATTGTTTTAGAGCTAGGGATGCAGTTTTGGAGAGGATCAGAAATTATTCAGCTGACTGGATGGATGCTCCCGAGTCTTTTCTTTATTTCTTTGTATGGGCTGAATGTTTCATTTTTGCAATGTCATAGTCGTTTTTTCATTTCGAGCATGGCTCCCTTTTTGTGCAATATAATGTGGATTATTGGGGCGCTAAGTCTGCGGGATCAAGAGATTCATGGAGGGATGATTGGGCTTGCAAAGTGGGTGCTATGCGGCTTCGTGATTCAATGGGGGATTACGGCGTGGCAGCTCCGAGGAAACTTAAGTTGGAAAGGGTGGTTTCAAGGAAAACTCTTTCATTCAGGAGTGAAGCAACTTGCCAAGGCATTTAGCTTGGGGGCTCTTGGGGTTGGTGCGGTGCAGATCAATGCATTTTTTGATGCGATTTTTGCGCGTTGTGCCCATATTTCAGGGCCTGTCTACTTGTGGTATGCGAATCGGTTTCAGCAGCTCGCATTAGCAATTTTTGGGATTGCAGCGGTGAGCACTCTTGTACCGGTTCTTTCAAGAGCGATTAAAAAAGGGGAGATTGAGAGAGGTAAAAAGATCTTTTCTTTTGGGTGCCGCAGGGTCATGATGCTGATGATTCCGATGACTTTTGCGATTTGCACTCTCGGATTTTCTGCGATTGATTTAGTCTTTGGAAGAGGGAGCTTTTCTCTCTATGCCACAGAGCAAACAGCGTGGTGTCTTTCGGCGTATTCACTAGGGCTTGTTCCTGCAACGCTCGTGATGTATTTTGCGGCGGTTTTATATGCGAAGGGGAATTTTCGGACAGCGACTCTATTTTCTGTAATGACGGTAGGAATCAATTTAGGGCTGAATTCTTTATTCATTTTTGGAATGGGACTGGGACCTATTTCGACAGCCCTAGCGACGAGCATTGGGGCATGGTGCAACTTTATCGGTCTACGCAGTGTGGTAAAGGGGTGGAGCATGAGGATGAAGGGGAAAGAGCTTGCAGGAGTGCTTCTAGGAAGTGGAGGAGCAAGTATGGCAGCTTTTCTAGTGCAAGGGCAATTTTCTCATAAGGTGCTTGCTTTTGCCGTTCCAGGAGCGGTGTTTGTAGGGGTCTATGCTCTACTCTTTTGGAAGCGCCTCTTTGATGATCGCTCCGCCGAGACAGGTATCGCCATCGTAGAAGACCACTGA
- a CDS encoding RHS repeat-associated core domain-containing protein translates to MRIILALILSLFCCQTLLASASNIFVGSREGDPESLVQNVSVIHGDYSELEVDLCISGPDPLVLSRFYTSQDTVDVSSFGGWRFHPQTFFQICPTPKQDSFQNPYLDIFVGTPEGSLLKFSGFQNWGNPEVHSEFLIDLEEDQVGICNTAKGNPSSWTNVKNHILHYNPQSQSFELHLSSGGKRTYTKSHTPHQFHLTREVLPTGNQILYEYDEDLRLKHIKMTNAQNSKTFSWITFDYGSTILATASNGTCAEYCLEKDPFGVSLLTEVQRTSFPLCAYDYQVEGKKALLIRKESPNGPCTEIDYESPPSCRVKTLSTPHSEGVTQTQFFYEEGATEVQTSFGRKVLYHYDKERRLTSIEETLNDSSYRTTRKLWGERKTQGNLIALSVEDALKNTLYCKTFSYNPEGNILKETEYGNLTGENREPITLNQKGKPEKDQECYAKTFTYTSSSNEDIVSQINEKGNGTLIAYLPGTSIVKRKEIHHNKQVKRRTFYDYNTDGALTCVTVDNGDVRDPNDVDYVRQRFITEITPKQDLPNLGAPEIIEEKAYNPESRSEILSKKTINHFDSHGFVIKQAIYDRNGAHSCSTEQDYDDAGRLTFHVDPLGKETTYLYDTNGNLAQEQTQALTINYDYDLQNNLISITRSGNNVSSQRNRFAYDISGNQTLEVDSLGGDTRYSYDTLGRLTQKNSLNGSTWTYAYDLFDNPTLITDPLKNTTTIQYNARGKPTRIANSSEKESFLYSLEGSLCRHTSLKGITRIFDYDYLGRITKVRYYERGPIKEPFKVDAYFYNAFQLLSESTGNGKIKYCYNTAGDLIQQTLAQNDSSVWSRNGISRIEDGDVIDFAYDSLGRLRETKKWKDRAHYTLYSQDYDAVGKIVEEKVESEQGKVLYQKQFTYTSSGELFQEISFPMGLKTILKEHTYDPFGRLSHLKKGDDQWSISYNEKERTLKKTIQDPMGSLLEKTYNSVGLLTSLHNTTLTYDPLHNLTQENTCHFKIIHRYSPNSLLASTIIKPNKSEKIQTFFSYNSYGDLISQSAPAFEKPIKYGYDAQGNLSRIIYQEMPDEKAKEYTLTSDKNGNTVKIVSENSFSLERTYNASHQIHAETLKDKWGKYSTTFQYDGEGCLTQVILPDRSSIRYFYEGPYVSKILRLSKKGKELYSYQVTDRDLMGHVLQETLPGNLGTRTNHYDTQGRKTAVLSDNFSDNIDFDPLGNPTSQKTNWGKETTQAHFFYDSLSQLTSEKGHFNHSYQYDPLQNCQSKDDTSYILTPFNQISKGKDFTCAYDDCGNLKSLSNSLGTTEFQFDALGRLIFAQSPKQESIHCTYDVDGRRLSKVIDEEEVERYFYLEGYELGALDENGEIKALRIPLDPNRLENTSILTIELQDIPYVPLTDLRGNVRCLVHLKKQNILEHYHFSAFGEEEIFTSRGKVSQVPSDNPWRFQGKRYDPETGLIYYGARYYHPELQKWISPDPLGSHDSLNLYLFCHNNPLKYHDPWGLATQCDENCGCIIYDYNPDGTPNCILGLSKCGCFKSSSGDGKTPGFIYGIVDLATNTWNAPRFQGGLQAFGGLTEAVIGGGMTLGTGGFAAPVGGLIMAHGMDHFFTGLQTAFSESPSDNVTTQLLQKTGMPAQTAGLVDSGLSIAGSMGGLAAIRASQLAAFPSFQLPNSVIQVPKSWSHSINPFKGKSFTEIDHLFQSKDFVLKGPNPSKGKGSYFHPVTNRKYYLDYAGKTYRGSITELPHVDAHYHTPLKGIEKQRFPIGEYLYESK, encoded by the coding sequence ATGCGCATTATTCTAGCGCTCATTCTAAGCCTATTTTGCTGTCAAACTCTTCTCGCAAGTGCCTCAAATATCTTTGTGGGATCTCGAGAAGGAGATCCAGAGAGTCTAGTCCAAAATGTCAGCGTTATCCATGGTGATTATTCAGAACTAGAAGTAGATCTTTGTATTTCTGGCCCTGATCCTCTTGTTCTTTCAAGGTTTTACACAAGTCAAGATACCGTAGATGTCTCAAGCTTTGGAGGATGGCGCTTTCACCCTCAGACCTTTTTTCAAATCTGCCCAACGCCTAAGCAAGACAGTTTTCAAAACCCTTATCTGGATATCTTTGTTGGAACCCCGGAAGGAAGCCTTCTGAAGTTCTCTGGCTTTCAAAACTGGGGAAATCCTGAAGTTCATTCAGAGTTCCTTATCGATCTTGAAGAAGATCAAGTCGGTATCTGCAATACAGCCAAGGGAAACCCCTCTTCCTGGACAAATGTCAAAAACCATATCCTCCACTACAATCCTCAAAGCCAATCTTTTGAGCTTCACTTAAGCTCAGGAGGGAAAAGGACCTATACAAAAAGCCACACCCCCCATCAATTTCATTTAACACGAGAAGTCCTCCCAACCGGCAACCAAATTTTGTATGAGTACGATGAAGATCTGCGACTCAAGCACATTAAAATGACCAATGCTCAAAACAGTAAAACCTTCAGCTGGATCACCTTTGACTACGGCTCTACCATCCTTGCCACTGCAAGTAATGGAACCTGCGCAGAATACTGTTTAGAAAAAGACCCTTTTGGAGTCTCCCTTCTTACTGAAGTCCAAAGGACATCCTTTCCTTTGTGCGCCTATGACTACCAAGTCGAAGGAAAAAAAGCCCTCCTTATTCGAAAAGAGTCTCCTAATGGGCCCTGTACAGAAATCGATTATGAAAGCCCCCCTTCCTGTCGAGTAAAAACCCTTTCGACACCCCACTCAGAAGGAGTCACCCAAACCCAATTCTTCTACGAAGAAGGAGCCACAGAAGTCCAAACATCTTTTGGACGAAAAGTCCTCTATCATTACGATAAAGAGCGCCGCCTAACCTCCATAGAAGAAACCCTCAATGATAGCTCCTACAGAACGACCAGAAAACTATGGGGGGAAAGAAAGACCCAAGGCAATCTCATTGCTTTATCGGTGGAAGACGCCCTAAAAAACACCCTCTACTGTAAAACTTTTTCCTACAATCCTGAAGGAAACATCCTCAAAGAAACAGAATATGGGAATTTAACCGGAGAAAATCGTGAGCCTATTACCCTCAACCAAAAGGGAAAGCCGGAAAAAGACCAAGAATGCTACGCCAAGACATTCACGTATACAAGCTCTTCTAATGAAGATATTGTCTCGCAGATCAACGAAAAAGGAAACGGCACCCTTATCGCCTACCTTCCAGGAACCTCAATCGTCAAACGAAAAGAGATCCACCACAATAAACAGGTGAAAAGACGCACTTTTTATGATTATAACACAGATGGTGCCCTTACTTGTGTCACAGTTGACAACGGGGATGTGCGCGATCCAAATGACGTGGATTATGTGCGCCAACGATTCATCACAGAGATTACCCCCAAACAAGACCTTCCCAACCTAGGGGCCCCTGAAATCATTGAAGAGAAGGCATACAACCCTGAGTCAAGAAGTGAAATCCTCTCAAAAAAAACCATCAATCATTTTGACTCTCACGGCTTTGTCATTAAGCAAGCAATCTACGACAGAAATGGAGCCCACTCTTGTAGCACTGAACAAGACTATGACGATGCCGGAAGGCTCACCTTTCATGTTGATCCCCTAGGCAAAGAGACTACCTATCTCTACGATACAAATGGTAACCTTGCCCAAGAGCAAACCCAAGCTCTCACAATTAACTACGACTATGATCTACAAAACAACCTTATTTCCATCACACGATCTGGAAACAACGTCTCTTCTCAAAGGAATCGATTCGCCTACGACATAAGCGGCAATCAAACCCTAGAAGTTGATTCCCTAGGCGGTGACACTCGATACTCTTACGACACCCTCGGACGCCTGACTCAAAAAAACTCCTTAAATGGCTCTACGTGGACCTACGCATACGATCTCTTTGATAACCCTACCCTCATTACAGATCCCCTAAAAAACACAACCACCATTCAATACAACGCTCGAGGGAAACCTACACGCATTGCCAACAGCAGCGAAAAAGAATCCTTTCTCTACAGCTTAGAAGGAAGTCTTTGCCGCCACACATCCCTGAAGGGAATCACAAGAATCTTTGATTATGACTACCTTGGTCGCATCACAAAGGTAAGATACTACGAAAGAGGACCGATAAAAGAGCCATTTAAAGTCGATGCTTACTTCTACAACGCCTTTCAACTTCTTTCAGAAAGCACCGGAAATGGAAAAATTAAGTATTGCTACAATACTGCTGGAGATCTCATCCAACAAACACTTGCTCAAAATGACTCAAGCGTGTGGTCGCGCAACGGCATTTCCCGCATTGAAGATGGGGACGTAATCGATTTTGCTTACGATTCTTTAGGACGCCTACGTGAAACAAAAAAATGGAAAGATCGAGCCCATTATACGCTCTACTCCCAAGACTATGACGCTGTCGGAAAGATTGTTGAAGAAAAAGTAGAGAGTGAACAAGGAAAAGTCCTTTACCAAAAGCAATTCACCTACACCTCTTCAGGAGAACTTTTTCAAGAAATCAGTTTCCCCATGGGCTTAAAAACGATTCTAAAAGAGCACACCTATGATCCATTCGGGCGCCTTTCTCATCTCAAAAAAGGAGATGACCAGTGGAGTATCAGCTACAACGAAAAAGAAAGAACCTTAAAAAAGACCATCCAAGATCCTATGGGGTCTCTCCTAGAAAAGACCTACAACAGCGTAGGACTCTTAACATCCCTTCACAATACAACTCTCACCTACGATCCTTTACATAACCTCACCCAAGAAAACACCTGTCATTTCAAAATTATCCATAGGTATTCTCCAAACTCTCTCCTTGCTTCAACAATCATCAAGCCAAACAAAAGCGAAAAGATTCAGACCTTTTTCTCCTACAATTCTTATGGCGATTTGATCTCACAAAGTGCTCCAGCCTTTGAAAAACCCATTAAATATGGATACGATGCGCAAGGAAACCTAAGTCGCATCATCTATCAAGAAATGCCAGATGAAAAAGCCAAAGAATATACCCTTACGTCCGATAAGAACGGAAACACCGTAAAAATCGTATCTGAAAATAGCTTTTCTCTTGAAAGAACCTACAATGCTTCCCATCAAATCCATGCAGAGACCCTTAAAGACAAATGGGGGAAATATAGCACCACCTTCCAATACGATGGGGAAGGGTGCTTGACACAGGTCATCCTCCCTGATCGTTCCTCAATCCGCTACTTTTACGAGGGCCCCTATGTTTCAAAAATCCTCCGCCTATCTAAAAAAGGAAAAGAGCTCTACTCCTATCAAGTAACAGACAGAGACCTTATGGGGCACGTCCTGCAAGAAACTCTTCCAGGAAACCTAGGAACAAGAACAAACCATTACGACACCCAAGGGCGCAAAACAGCGGTCCTTAGTGACAACTTTTCTGATAATATCGACTTTGATCCTTTGGGAAACCCTACATCCCAAAAAACCAATTGGGGCAAAGAAACAACCCAAGCCCACTTCTTCTATGACTCTTTGTCGCAACTGACTTCGGAAAAAGGACATTTTAACCACTCCTATCAATATGACCCCCTTCAAAATTGCCAATCCAAAGATGACACCTCTTATATTCTCACCCCTTTCAATCAAATCAGCAAAGGAAAAGATTTTACCTGCGCATATGACGACTGCGGAAATCTCAAATCACTTTCCAATTCTTTAGGGACGACGGAATTCCAGTTTGACGCTCTAGGAAGGTTAATCTTTGCTCAATCTCCAAAGCAAGAGTCCATCCACTGCACCTACGATGTAGACGGTAGACGTCTTAGCAAAGTCATCGATGAAGAGGAAGTCGAAAGGTATTTTTATTTGGAAGGCTACGAGCTCGGCGCTCTAGATGAGAATGGAGAGATCAAAGCCTTACGCATTCCACTCGATCCCAACAGATTAGAAAACACCTCCATCTTAACCATCGAGCTGCAGGATATCCCCTATGTTCCCCTCACAGATCTTCGAGGAAATGTCCGCTGTCTAGTCCATCTTAAAAAACAAAACATCTTAGAACACTACCACTTTTCTGCCTTTGGTGAAGAAGAGATCTTTACTTCGCGAGGAAAAGTCTCTCAAGTCCCCTCAGATAACCCCTGGAGATTCCAAGGAAAAAGATATGACCCAGAAACAGGTCTTATTTACTACGGAGCGCGCTACTACCACCCCGAGCTCCAAAAATGGATCAGCCCCGATCCCCTCGGATCGCACGACTCCTTGAACCTCTACCTGTTCTGCCATAACAATCCCCTCAAGTACCATGACCCCTGGGGGCTCGCAACGCAGTGTGATGAAAACTGCGGGTGTATTATTTATGACTATAATCCCGATGGGACACCAAACTGCATTCTTGGTCTGTCTAAATGTGGGTGTTTCAAAAGTAGCTCAGGTGATGGAAAGACTCCGGGGTTTATTTATGGAATTGTAGATTTAGCTACAAATACATGGAATGCTCCCCGCTTTCAAGGAGGCCTCCAAGCTTTCGGTGGGCTTACAGAAGCAGTCATCGGCGGCGGAATGACCCTAGGAACTGGTGGCTTTGCAGCTCCCGTCGGAGGCCTGATTATGGCCCACGGCATGGATCATTTCTTCACCGGTCTACAAACGGCCTTTTCTGAAAGCCCAAGCGATAATGTCACAACGCAGCTTCTTCAGAAAACCGGAATGCCTGCTCAAACTGCAGGCCTAGTCGATAGCGGCTTAAGTATCGCAGGAAGTATGGGCGGCCTTGCAGCTATCCGCGCAAGCCAGCTAGCTGCTTTTCCGAGTTTTCAATTGCCCAACTCAGTTATTCAGGTTCCAAAAAGCTGGAGTCACTCTATAAATCCTTTTAAAGGCAAATCATTTACAGAAATTGATCATTTGTTTCAGTCTAAAGATTTCGTGCTTAAAGGACCAAATCCATCAAAGGGAAAGGGTTCTTATTTTCATCCTGTTACAAATCGAAAATATTACCTCGATTATGCAGGAAAAACCTATAGGGGCTCCATCACGGAACTTCCTCACGTAGACGCGCACTACCATACTCCTTTAAAAGGTATTGAAAAACAAAGATTTCCTATTGGAGAATATTTATATGAATCTAAATAG
- a CDS encoding Imm32 family immunity protein, with the protein MNLNSSNYLLTFESDTKNELIEVHCDQKGLEKLKCIIDSLLLTDAPDHVHLMTKSWGGNELSDEQQSPENTIANHVKIFKWK; encoded by the coding sequence ATGAATCTAAATAGTTCTAATTATTTATTAACATTTGAATCAGATACAAAAAATGAATTAATTGAAGTTCATTGCGATCAAAAAGGATTGGAAAAATTGAAATGTATTATTGACTCCCTTCTTTTAACAGACGCCCCCGACCATGTTCACTTAATGACAAAATCATGGGGAGGAAATGAATTATCGGATGAACAACAAAGCCCAGAAAATACAATTGCTAATCATGTAAAAATATTCAAATGGAAATGA